A portion of the Rhodococcus pseudokoreensis genome contains these proteins:
- a CDS encoding FadR/GntR family transcriptional regulator, translating to MAEQLRPVARPRLYEVIVEQLCAHIAEHGMTPGDRLPAERELAAQLGVSRASLSQALVALEVQGVVSVRHGDGAVLVRQPIEERAVKALREHADRLPEVIEAREALEVKLAGLAAERRTDAEMAAIDSALATMESEIAAGDRGVVGDEQFHEAITVAAHSSLLAKLMHEISGLIRETRIESLSQAERPRASLEGHRRIATAIRDQDSAGASRAMADHIRMVSDVALLREGS from the coding sequence GTGGCTGAGCAACTGCGTCCGGTAGCGCGACCGCGGCTGTACGAGGTGATCGTCGAACAACTCTGCGCCCACATCGCCGAACACGGGATGACGCCGGGCGACCGCCTCCCCGCCGAGCGTGAACTCGCAGCTCAACTGGGCGTGTCTCGCGCGTCCCTGAGCCAGGCGCTCGTCGCGCTCGAGGTGCAGGGCGTGGTGTCGGTGCGGCACGGCGACGGCGCCGTCCTCGTCCGGCAACCCATCGAGGAACGTGCGGTCAAGGCCCTGCGGGAACACGCCGACCGGCTCCCCGAGGTGATCGAGGCCCGCGAGGCACTCGAGGTCAAGCTGGCGGGGCTCGCCGCCGAGCGCCGGACCGACGCGGAGATGGCGGCGATCGATTCCGCACTCGCGACGATGGAATCCGAGATCGCCGCCGGTGATCGCGGCGTCGTCGGCGACGAACAGTTCCACGAGGCCATCACCGTCGCCGCGCACTCGTCACTGCTGGCCAAGCTGATGCACGAGATCTCCGGGCTGATCCGGGAGACCCGGATCGAATCCCTCTCCCAAGCCGAACGCCCGCGGGCCTCGCTCGAAGGGCACCGTCGCATTGCGACGGCGATTCGAGACCAGGACTCCGCGGGCGCCTCCCGTGCGATGGCCGATCACATCCGGATGGTGTCCGACGTCGCGCTGCTGCGCGAGGGCAGCTGA